The Streptomyces sp. Alt3 genome has a segment encoding these proteins:
- a CDS encoding LysR family transcriptional regulator, with protein sequence MHFQQLAYFVAVAEARHFTRAAEEVHVSQPSLSQQIKALENELGAELFSRARGNIALTDAGEALLPLARRILADADTARHEVQELVQLRRGRIRLGATPSVCTGLLPDVLRAFHGAHPGIQLLIEEGGSHDLVRQLARGALDLALLVLPLPAASPALTTVELLHEDLVVVSSASRPAPGRKGSVRVADLENEPLVMFRHGYDLRELTVAACRAEGFEPSFTVEGGEMDAVLGFVRAGLGIAVVPRMVAVRAGQDLRTTPLASPGLRRTIALAHRSDVEPPRAARELQRMLLGAGPPAMSSAADGPRPADG encoded by the coding sequence ATGCACTTCCAGCAGCTCGCCTACTTCGTCGCCGTCGCCGAGGCCAGGCACTTCACCCGGGCCGCCGAGGAGGTGCACGTGTCGCAGCCCTCCCTCTCCCAGCAGATCAAGGCGCTGGAGAACGAGCTGGGTGCCGAGTTGTTCAGCCGTGCGCGCGGCAACATCGCGCTGACGGACGCGGGTGAGGCCCTGCTGCCACTCGCCCGCAGGATCCTGGCCGACGCGGACACCGCACGGCACGAGGTGCAGGAGCTGGTCCAACTGCGCCGGGGGCGGATCAGGCTCGGTGCCACCCCGAGCGTCTGCACCGGCCTGCTGCCCGACGTACTGCGCGCCTTCCACGGAGCCCACCCCGGGATCCAGCTCCTCATCGAGGAGGGAGGCTCCCACGACCTCGTACGGCAGCTGGCCCGGGGCGCGCTGGACCTCGCGCTGCTCGTGCTTCCGCTGCCCGCCGCCTCCCCCGCTCTGACCACGGTGGAGCTGCTGCACGAGGACCTGGTGGTGGTGTCGTCGGCGTCCCGGCCTGCACCCGGACGGAAGGGCTCCGTACGCGTCGCCGATCTCGAGAACGAGCCACTGGTGATGTTCCGGCACGGCTACGACCTGCGTGAGCTGACCGTCGCCGCGTGCCGGGCGGAGGGCTTCGAGCCGTCGTTCACGGTGGAGGGCGGCGAGATGGACGCCGTACTCGGCTTCGTGCGGGCGGGTCTCGGCATCGCCGTCGTGCCGCGCATGGTCGCCGTACGGGCCGGCCAGGACCTGCGCACGACACCGCTGGCCTCGCCGGGTCTGAGGCGCACGATCGCACTGGCACACCGCAGCGACGTCGAACCGCCGCGTGCGGCGCGCGAACTGCAGCGGATGCTCCTCGGCGCCGGGCCGCCCGCCATGTCCTCAGCCGCCGACGGGCCCCGCCCGGCCGACGGCTGA
- a CDS encoding putative bifunctional diguanylate cyclase/phosphodiesterase produces the protein MSIPSQSSGAPDAEPDGPEGRLRRFATIWSRAIFPSTATSLTRPEFEEHLLPLARELSDILHRRVFDAAPAHRVGAGLVAAHCTDPDALSSTLGVVDSYLVLYCGGNGPVELSTEDSRARCARIQHALAGGFTQALRERTLAEQEAIARSALTARSHAEQALHATEARFRAVFKDAAVGIGIADLEGNILEINDTLTRMFGGLENHVRSHKVNEWVHPEDSPQVWKYYDELVRGEREHYSVEKPYYRNDGTVLWTNLTVSLLRDAEGRPEYQLALLEDTTERRLLNLRLRYEATHDALTGLPNRTLFFERLEKALAPREGMRFGLCYLDLDGFKAINDSLGHAAGDRLLVEVADRLQSCATAPGEMVARLGGDEFVALTTGPRTEDEVHELAGRILLALATPVRLDGRELTVRGSIGVVEGPSGERTPAEVLRSADITMYRAKAAGGNRFALADAEADARAITRHGLTTALPTALDRGEFFIEYQPLVHLGDGSVHGAEALVRWCHPQHGVLGPDRFIPLAEHTGLIVPLGRWVLEESVRQANFWQERHTDGGPLRINVNLSPTQLHHPNLVAETVDVLERSGLEPGALCLEVTESALIGADDDLLKPLRQLAEMGVDIALDDFGTGYSNLANLRRLPVSVLKLDRSFTQGMQHHPADPVDLKIVEGIVSLAHSLDLAVTVEGVETGAQAEQLRRIGCDTAQGWYYARPGAPDRIHSLLLADAV, from the coding sequence GTGAGCATCCCCTCCCAGTCGTCCGGCGCCCCGGACGCGGAACCCGACGGTCCCGAGGGCCGGCTCCGGAGATTCGCCACCATCTGGAGCCGGGCGATCTTCCCGTCCACGGCCACCTCCCTGACCCGCCCGGAGTTCGAGGAGCATCTGCTTCCGCTCGCCCGGGAGCTCAGCGACATCCTGCACAGACGGGTCTTCGACGCCGCCCCGGCGCACCGCGTGGGAGCCGGGCTCGTCGCCGCCCACTGCACGGACCCCGACGCACTGAGTTCCACGCTCGGCGTCGTCGACTCCTATCTGGTCCTCTACTGCGGCGGCAACGGTCCGGTGGAGCTGTCGACCGAGGACAGCAGGGCCCGCTGCGCCCGGATCCAGCACGCTCTCGCCGGCGGTTTCACCCAGGCGCTGCGCGAACGGACGCTCGCGGAGCAGGAGGCCATCGCCCGCTCGGCGCTCACCGCCCGTTCGCACGCCGAACAGGCGCTGCACGCCACCGAGGCACGCTTCCGCGCCGTCTTCAAGGACGCGGCCGTCGGGATCGGCATCGCGGATCTCGAAGGGAACATCCTGGAGATCAACGACACCCTGACCAGGATGTTCGGCGGTCTGGAGAACCACGTCCGCAGCCACAAGGTGAACGAGTGGGTGCACCCCGAGGACTCGCCGCAGGTCTGGAAGTACTACGACGAACTGGTACGCGGCGAGCGCGAGCACTACAGCGTCGAGAAGCCGTACTACCGCAACGACGGCACCGTCCTGTGGACCAACCTCACGGTGTCCCTGCTGCGGGACGCGGAGGGCCGCCCGGAGTACCAGCTCGCCCTGCTGGAGGACACCACCGAGCGGCGGCTGCTCAATCTGCGTCTGCGCTACGAGGCCACCCACGACGCGCTCACCGGCCTGCCCAACCGGACGCTGTTCTTCGAGCGTCTGGAGAAGGCGCTCGCGCCCAGGGAGGGTATGCGGTTCGGGCTCTGCTACCTCGACCTGGACGGCTTCAAGGCCATCAACGACAGTCTGGGCCACGCGGCGGGGGACCGGCTCCTGGTCGAGGTCGCGGACCGGCTGCAGAGCTGCGCGACGGCTCCGGGCGAGATGGTCGCCAGGCTCGGCGGCGACGAGTTCGTCGCCCTCACGACCGGGCCGCGCACCGAGGACGAGGTCCACGAGCTGGCCGGGCGCATCCTCCTGGCTCTCGCCACGCCCGTGCGTCTCGACGGCCGGGAGCTGACCGTACGCGGATCCATCGGCGTCGTCGAAGGCCCGTCGGGTGAACGCACCCCCGCCGAGGTGCTGCGCAGTGCCGACATCACGATGTACCGGGCCAAGGCGGCGGGCGGGAACCGCTTCGCGCTCGCGGACGCCGAGGCCGACGCCCGGGCCATCACCCGGCACGGACTGACCACGGCGCTGCCCACCGCTCTGGACCGCGGCGAGTTCTTCATCGAGTACCAGCCGCTGGTCCACCTCGGGGACGGCAGCGTGCACGGTGCCGAGGCGCTGGTGCGCTGGTGCCATCCGCAGCACGGGGTCCTCGGTCCGGACCGGTTCATCCCGCTGGCCGAGCACACCGGACTGATCGTGCCGCTCGGACGCTGGGTCCTGGAGGAGTCCGTGCGGCAGGCGAACTTCTGGCAGGAACGGCACACCGACGGCGGCCCCCTGCGGATCAACGTCAACCTCTCACCGACCCAGCTGCACCATCCGAATCTGGTCGCGGAGACCGTCGACGTACTGGAACGCTCCGGTCTGGAGCCCGGAGCCCTCTGCCTGGAGGTGACCGAGTCCGCGCTGATCGGCGCGGACGACGACCTGCTGAAGCCGCTCCGGCAGCTGGCGGAGATGGGCGTCGACATCGCGCTGGACGACTTCGGGACCGGTTACTCGAATCTGGCTAACCTGCGCCGACTGCCGGTGAGCGTGCTCAAGCTGGATCGTTCCTTCACCCAGGGCATGCAGCATCACCCGGCCGACCCGGTGGACCTGAAGATCGTCGAGGGCATCGTGTCGCTCGCCCACAGCCTGGACCTCGCGGTCACGGTGGAGGGTGTCGAGACCGGTGCCCAGGCCGAGCAGCTGCGGCGGATCGGCTGTGACACCGCACAGGGCTGGTACTACGCGAGACCGGGCGCACCCGACCGCATCCACTCGCTGCTGCTCGCGGACGCCGTCTGA
- a CDS encoding SAM-dependent methyltransferase: protein MERPAWAPQGIDISVPSVSRMYDFYLGGSHNFEVDREAARKAMEFMPGLPKVMQANRAFMRRAVHHATTLGVNQFLDIGSGIPTFGNVHEVAQAADPESRIAYVDHDSVAVAHSQAVLEGNERAVIAAADLRKPKDILENPEINALLDLDKPVALLLVAVLHFIEDADNPYEAVAELRDALAPGSLLVLTHASYEGIPLPQEEAGGTVGVYRTIRNPLIMRTRKEIGRFFEGYEMVDPGLVAMPEWRPESPEALAQEDPFTYSGFAGVGRKA, encoded by the coding sequence ATGGAGCGTCCCGCCTGGGCACCGCAGGGCATAGACATCTCGGTGCCGAGCGTGTCTCGCATGTACGACTTCTATCTGGGCGGTTCGCACAATTTCGAGGTGGACAGGGAAGCGGCCCGTAAGGCCATGGAGTTCATGCCGGGGCTGCCCAAGGTCATGCAGGCGAATCGTGCCTTTATGCGGCGGGCCGTGCACCATGCCACCACTCTGGGCGTCAATCAGTTCCTGGACATCGGTTCCGGCATCCCGACCTTCGGCAATGTTCACGAAGTCGCCCAGGCGGCCGACCCCGAGTCCCGGATCGCCTATGTCGACCACGACTCGGTCGCGGTCGCACACAGCCAGGCGGTCCTGGAGGGCAACGAGCGGGCCGTCATAGCCGCCGCGGACCTCCGCAAGCCCAAGGACATCCTGGAGAACCCGGAGATCAACGCCCTCCTCGACCTGGACAAGCCGGTGGCGCTGCTCCTGGTGGCAGTGCTCCACTTCATCGAGGACGCCGACAACCCGTACGAGGCGGTCGCGGAACTGCGCGACGCGCTCGCGCCCGGCAGCCTGCTGGTCCTGACCCACGCCTCCTACGAGGGCATCCCGCTCCCCCAGGAGGAGGCGGGTGGGACGGTCGGTGTCTACCGCACCATCCGCAACCCGCTGATCATGCGTACGCGCAAGGAGATCGGCCGGTTCTTCGAGGGGTACGAGATGGTCGACCCGGGCCTCGTCGCGATGCCCGAGTGGCGCCCCGAATCCCCCGAGGCACTCGCACAGGAAGACCCGTTCACCTATTCGGGCTTCGCCGGGGTGGGGCGCAAGGCGTGA
- a CDS encoding SCO0930 family lipoprotein, with product MNTWRNASLAVTAAALLALTTACGQEKGVQSPNGQAVGNAAPAQQPADGGYGSDGGYGSDAAAGASAKEAGQLAVWDSKKLGEVLTDSEGFTLYRFDKDTAEPPASNCEGDCAKAWPAVPAQDAEAAAGTDASLIGEVTRGDGTKQLTVAGWPMYRYAEDTGPGDAKGQGVGGTWFAAAPDGKKAAVNADGPSAGEQAGLAGLSVRRDPELGDIVVDKRGMTVYRFKKDSAWPMKSACTGDCLKKWPVVPPVPKNDVDGVTTKGFVTFDRPDGIQQQSLDCWPLYTFSGDSEPGDTNGQGVGGTWYAVSPDAKLVGAPK from the coding sequence ATGAATACCTGGCGGAACGCCTCGCTCGCGGTGACGGCGGCGGCCCTGTTGGCGCTGACGACGGCGTGCGGTCAGGAGAAGGGCGTCCAGTCCCCCAACGGTCAGGCCGTGGGGAACGCCGCCCCCGCACAGCAGCCGGCCGACGGCGGCTACGGTTCGGACGGCGGCTACGGCTCCGACGCGGCCGCGGGCGCCTCGGCGAAGGAGGCCGGACAACTCGCCGTGTGGGACAGCAAGAAGCTGGGCGAGGTGCTGACCGACAGCGAGGGCTTCACGCTCTACCGGTTCGACAAGGACACGGCCGAACCGCCCGCCTCGAATTGCGAGGGCGACTGTGCGAAGGCCTGGCCGGCGGTGCCCGCACAGGACGCCGAGGCCGCCGCGGGGACCGATGCGTCACTGATCGGCGAGGTCACGAGGGGTGACGGAACGAAACAGCTGACCGTCGCCGGCTGGCCGATGTACCGCTACGCCGAGGACACCGGACCCGGCGACGCGAAGGGGCAGGGTGTCGGGGGAACATGGTTCGCGGCCGCTCCGGACGGAAAGAAAGCGGCGGTGAACGCGGACGGTCCCTCCGCCGGAGAGCAGGCCGGCCTCGCCGGACTTTCGGTCCGCAGGGATCCGGAACTCGGCGACATAGTCGTCGACAAGCGCGGTATGACGGTTTACCGGTTCAAGAAGGACTCCGCCTGGCCGATGAAGTCCGCGTGCACGGGTGACTGCCTCAAGAAGTGGCCGGTCGTCCCGCCGGTCCCGAAGAATGACGTCGACGGTGTCACCACGAAGGGATTCGTCACCTTCGACCGGCCGGACGGCATCCAGCAGCAGTCGCTCGACTGCTGGCCCCTCTACACCTTCTCCGGTGACTCGGAGCCGGGAGACACCAACGGCCAAGGGGTCGGGGGCACATGGTACGCCGTATCGCCCGACGCGAAGCTCGTCGGGGCCCCCAAGTAG
- a CDS encoding bestrophin-like domain: MSEWLVLTIAMASACAVVLTTAVLSNRRIADDDDPSETPDVIEYMTMMIGVVYAIVLGLAIAGVWEGRSAAQESVRLEAQALHEVSARSAVYPVEVRDRIRADVDAYVAHVVGDEWKSMTDHGSLTEEGTRLLDRVRADVTEYKPRTDHEGQAYQPLVDQVAAVDDARGSRGQNAGATMPGVVWFGLITGAVVTVGLIFTLQIRRTFRELLLAGLFSVLIAFLLFLIWDFDAPFGRGISATTAPFVDLFPRATGG, translated from the coding sequence ATGTCGGAATGGCTTGTTCTGACCATTGCGATGGCGTCGGCCTGTGCCGTCGTCCTCACCACCGCCGTTCTCAGCAACCGTCGCATCGCCGATGACGACGATCCGTCCGAGACGCCGGACGTCATCGAGTACATGACCATGATGATCGGCGTGGTGTACGCGATCGTGCTCGGCCTGGCCATCGCGGGTGTGTGGGAGGGCCGCAGCGCCGCCCAGGAGTCCGTACGTCTGGAGGCCCAGGCACTGCACGAGGTGAGCGCACGATCGGCCGTATATCCGGTCGAGGTACGCGACCGTATCCGCGCGGACGTCGACGCGTACGTGGCCCATGTCGTGGGCGACGAATGGAAATCGATGACGGACCACGGAAGTCTCACCGAGGAGGGCACCAGGCTGCTCGACCGGGTACGGGCGGACGTGACCGAGTACAAGCCGCGGACGGACCACGAAGGACAGGCGTACCAGCCGCTGGTGGACCAGGTGGCGGCCGTCGACGACGCACGCGGGTCCAGGGGGCAGAACGCCGGCGCGACCATGCCTGGTGTCGTCTGGTTCGGCCTGATCACCGGGGCCGTCGTCACGGTCGGGCTGATCTTTACGCTCCAGATCCGCAGAACCTTCCGTGAATTGCTGCTGGCCGGCCTCTTCAGCGTCCTGATCGCGTTCCTGCTCTTCCTGATCTGGGATTTCGACGCCCCCTTCGGCCGGGGTATCTCCGCGACGACGGCTCCCTTCGTCGACCTGTTCCCGCGTGCCACGGGCGGGTAG
- a CDS encoding polysaccharide deacetylase family protein, whose protein sequence is MKHDQIPAERRALLRLALALGAATAVHMIAADPAGTPTRPGGEPPAPAAGPPARVQAGPGSYRLRPMTSGTPPRFRPAPPPVRTRPFEELPGLGSDAMVLSFDDGPDPRYTPDILATLRRYDVRAMFFVCGEMAADNRDLLREMSDDGHVVGNHSWSHPLIPGLPRGAVRDELGSTSEVIEKTLGAPPLWYRAPYGAWNRHSFEIGAALGMEPMAWTVDTLDWTTPGTDTIVRRVEEGAAPGVVVLSHDAGGNRSQSVAALRRYLPALLERGYRPTVPRRT, encoded by the coding sequence ATGAAGCATGATCAGATTCCAGCGGAACGACGCGCCCTTCTGCGCCTGGCCCTCGCGCTGGGGGCCGCCACCGCGGTGCACATGATCGCGGCGGATCCGGCCGGAACGCCCACGCGTCCCGGCGGCGAACCGCCGGCTCCGGCGGCCGGGCCCCCGGCGAGGGTGCAGGCGGGCCCGGGCTCCTACCGGCTGCGGCCCATGACCTCGGGCACGCCACCTCGCTTCCGCCCGGCCCCGCCACCCGTGCGCACCCGGCCGTTCGAGGAGCTGCCCGGGCTGGGGAGCGACGCGATGGTGCTGAGCTTCGACGACGGCCCCGACCCGCGGTACACCCCTGACATCCTGGCCACGCTCCGCAGGTACGACGTCCGGGCGATGTTCTTCGTCTGTGGCGAGATGGCGGCCGACAACCGCGACCTGCTGCGCGAGATGTCCGACGACGGGCACGTGGTCGGCAACCACTCGTGGTCGCACCCGCTGATCCCCGGCCTTCCCCGAGGCGCCGTCCGCGACGAGCTGGGCAGCACCAGCGAGGTCATCGAGAAGACGCTGGGCGCCCCGCCGCTCTGGTACCGCGCCCCGTACGGCGCCTGGAACCGCCACTCCTTCGAGATCGGTGCCGCGTTGGGCATGGAACCGATGGCCTGGACCGTCGACACACTGGACTGGACCACGCCGGGCACCGACACCATCGTCCGCCGGGTCGAGGAGGGCGCCGCGCCCGGCGTCGTGGTCCTGTCGCACGACGCGGGCGGAAACCGGTCCCAGAGCGTGGCCGCCCTGCGCCGCTATCTGCCCGCGCTCCTGGAGAGGGGCTACCGTCCGACCGTCCCGCGCCGCACCTGA
- a CDS encoding universal stress protein has product MTDQQQHRFERGTDGPKVIVAGIDGSESSMRAAAYAAGLARRQNALLALVYVQPVLSAGAALGAPVADATGEVAEELVNEIRTATEHLKDIWNVRWEFHTFHGDPYNGLVTAADELKADAVIVGASESAGHRFIGSVAVRLVKAGRWPVTVVP; this is encoded by the coding sequence GTGACAGACCAGCAACAACACCGGTTCGAGCGCGGCACGGACGGCCCCAAGGTGATCGTCGCGGGCATCGACGGTTCCGAGTCCTCGATGCGGGCGGCGGCGTACGCGGCCGGCCTCGCCCGTCGGCAGAACGCGTTGCTCGCCCTCGTCTACGTCCAGCCGGTGCTGTCGGCCGGTGCCGCCCTGGGAGCCCCGGTCGCCGACGCCACCGGGGAGGTCGCCGAGGAGCTCGTGAACGAGATCAGGACCGCGACGGAACACCTGAAGGACATATGGAACGTCCGCTGGGAGTTCCACACGTTCCACGGTGATCCGTACAACGGGCTCGTGACGGCGGCGGACGAGCTGAAGGCGGACGCTGTGATCGTGGGCGCGTCGGAGTCCGCAGGCCACCGCTTCATCGGTTCGGTGGCGGTGCGCCTCGTGAAGGCGGGCCGCTGGCCGGTCACCGTCGTGCCGTGA
- a CDS encoding CapA family protein → MTKRIRQGAAIAVAGLLTTATACTGQQSSTPGFAGRHLSAEPGANGAGAEGTGSADSFTLLASGDVLPHSSIIDRAAADAGGAGYDFRPMLKGAAPAVSGADLAICHMETVYGRNGGPYTGYPDFRSPPEVATALRATGYDSCSTASNHTLDDGTQGIRRTLDALDSAGIAHAGSARSAEESARPTMLKAGKGKDAAKVAHLAYTYGTNDKTLPDGQPWAVDLIDKDRIVADARTAREAGADVVVVSLHWGTEWQERPDDDQLDLGHELTASGTGERPDIDLILGTHAHVPQAYEKVNGTWIVYGMGDQVAGAMVNDEGVRDPRANESSMGRFTFERPAKPGQRWAVSKAEFLPQLFDPEAARVVGLDREAGRLREVRERIQGVVLSRGAAKDGLVAGK, encoded by the coding sequence ATGACGAAGCGCATCCGACAGGGCGCGGCGATCGCCGTCGCCGGCCTGCTGACCACAGCGACAGCCTGTACCGGCCAGCAGTCCTCGACCCCCGGTTTCGCCGGGCGGCACCTCTCCGCCGAGCCCGGAGCGAACGGGGCGGGGGCCGAGGGAACGGGCAGCGCGGACAGCTTCACGCTGCTGGCCTCGGGCGACGTCCTGCCGCACTCCTCGATCATCGACCGGGCCGCCGCCGACGCGGGCGGCGCGGGCTACGACTTCCGCCCGATGCTCAAGGGCGCGGCCCCCGCGGTCTCGGGAGCGGATCTGGCCATCTGCCACATGGAGACGGTGTACGGCCGCAACGGCGGCCCCTACACGGGCTATCCGGACTTCAGGTCACCGCCCGAGGTGGCGACCGCGCTGCGAGCCACCGGCTACGACTCCTGCTCCACCGCCTCCAACCACACCCTGGACGACGGCACCCAGGGAATCCGACGCACACTCGACGCACTCGACAGCGCCGGTATCGCCCACGCGGGCTCCGCACGCTCGGCAGAGGAGTCCGCCCGGCCCACGATGCTCAAGGCGGGCAAGGGCAAGGACGCGGCGAAGGTCGCGCACCTCGCGTACACCTACGGCACCAACGACAAGACGCTGCCCGACGGGCAGCCCTGGGCGGTCGACCTGATCGACAAGGACCGCATCGTCGCGGACGCCCGGACGGCTCGCGAGGCGGGTGCCGACGTGGTCGTCGTGTCCCTGCACTGGGGTACCGAATGGCAGGAGCGGCCGGACGACGACCAGCTCGACCTCGGCCATGAACTCACGGCCTCCGGCACGGGGGAACGCCCTGACATCGACCTGATCCTCGGCACCCACGCCCATGTCCCGCAGGCGTACGAGAAGGTCAACGGCACCTGGATCGTCTACGGCATGGGCGACCAGGTCGCCGGTGCCATGGTCAATGACGAAGGGGTCCGGGACCCGCGTGCCAACGAGAGCTCGATGGGACGCTTCACCTTCGAGCGGCCGGCGAAGCCCGGGCAGCGATGGGCTGTCAGCAAGGCGGAATTCCTGCCCCAGCTGTTCGACCCCGAGGCGGCACGCGTCGTCGGCCTGGACCGTGAAGCCGGTCGTCTGCGCGAGGTCCGCGAACGGATCCAGGGCGTCGTCCTCAGCCGGGGTGCGGCCAAGGACGGCCTCGTCGCGGGGAAGTGA
- a CDS encoding sigma-70 family RNA polymerase sigma factor, with protein MTTATTGERALAELQRDHGPALFHFLLGLTFGDRQRAEDLLQETLVRAWQHPEAFDAPYDSMRPWLFTVARRLAIDARRSRQARPTEVSDAVLESAPARDDTAASAVHALDVREAVRTLSPEHRAVLVQIYFRGLSVGETAQALGIPSGTVKSRSYYALRLLSRTLPGYSSRSSTSSSASRDTASATST; from the coding sequence ATGACCACTGCGACAACCGGTGAGCGGGCTCTCGCGGAGCTGCAGCGCGACCACGGGCCCGCCCTGTTCCACTTCCTGCTGGGACTGACGTTCGGCGACCGGCAGCGGGCGGAGGACCTGCTGCAGGAGACGCTGGTACGTGCCTGGCAGCACCCGGAGGCCTTCGACGCCCCCTACGACTCGATGCGCCCGTGGCTCTTCACCGTCGCCCGGCGCCTCGCCATCGACGCCCGCAGGTCCCGCCAGGCCAGGCCGACGGAGGTCAGTGACGCGGTCCTGGAGAGCGCACCCGCCCGGGACGACACTGCGGCCTCTGCGGTCCACGCCCTCGACGTCCGCGAGGCCGTGAGGACGCTCAGCCCCGAGCACCGCGCGGTGCTCGTGCAGATCTACTTCCGGGGGCTCAGCGTGGGCGAGACCGCGCAGGCCCTCGGCATACCCTCGGGGACCGTCAAGTCCCGCTCGTACTACGCGCTGCGACTGCTGAGCCGCACTCTGCCCGGCTACTCCAGCAGGTCCTCCACGTCGAGCAGCGCGAGCAGGGACACCGCGTCCGCGACCTCGACGTAG
- a CDS encoding zf-HC2 domain-containing protein has protein sequence MTTDRGDDPHVRQTLGAYVLDALDAQETGHVAGHLQRCGACAAAYVEVADAVSLLALLDVEDLLE, from the coding sequence ATGACGACCGACCGCGGTGACGACCCGCATGTACGGCAGACGCTGGGGGCCTATGTGCTCGACGCCCTCGACGCACAGGAGACCGGTCACGTCGCCGGACACCTCCAGCGGTGCGGGGCGTGCGCCGCGGCCTACGTCGAGGTCGCGGACGCGGTGTCCCTGCTCGCGCTGCTCGACGTGGAGGACCTGCTGGAGTAG
- a CDS encoding sensor histidine kinase — MTGAGIAVIALLALLLFGTGFLLGRTARPVRTSDVGTPVEHATFETLHTASLAAPPLRAGLTEESARRSARRLRSLLGTEALCLTDRDRVLVWDGEGDHHGKEVMEQVEGLLASGRDTAFHSDCGDLDCPLRWAVAVPLTVDHRVLGTLVAYAPRESAVLARAAGEVARWVCVQLELAELDRSRTQIVEAEIKALRAQISPHFIFNSLAAIASFVRTDPERARELLLEFADFTRYSFRRHGEFTTLADELHSIDQYLALVRARFGERLSVTLQVAPEVLPVSLPFLCLQPLVENAVKHGLEGAVTLPRPRDPVRAGDAPIRVTISALDAGAEAEVVIEDDGTGMDPERLRRILRGEGGASTGIGLLNVDERLRQVYGDDYGLVIETGVGAGMKITLRLPKYRAGVHGS; from the coding sequence GTGACCGGAGCAGGAATCGCCGTCATCGCGCTGCTGGCGCTGCTGCTGTTCGGCACGGGCTTCCTCCTCGGCCGCACCGCCCGCCCCGTACGCACCAGCGACGTGGGCACGCCCGTCGAGCACGCCACCTTCGAGACCCTGCACACGGCCTCCCTCGCCGCGCCCCCGCTGCGCGCCGGACTCACGGAGGAGAGCGCCCGCAGGTCGGCGCGCCGGCTGCGCTCACTGCTGGGCACCGAGGCCCTGTGCCTCACCGACCGGGACCGGGTACTGGTGTGGGACGGCGAGGGGGACCATCACGGCAAGGAGGTGATGGAGCAGGTCGAGGGGCTGCTCGCCAGCGGACGGGACACCGCCTTCCACAGCGACTGCGGAGACCTCGACTGCCCGCTGCGCTGGGCCGTCGCCGTCCCGCTGACGGTCGACCACCGGGTGCTCGGCACGCTCGTCGCCTACGCGCCCCGGGAGTCGGCGGTGCTGGCCCGGGCGGCGGGGGAGGTGGCCCGCTGGGTCTGCGTACAGCTGGAACTAGCCGAACTGGACCGCTCCCGCACGCAGATCGTCGAGGCCGAGATCAAGGCACTGCGGGCCCAGATCTCCCCCCACTTCATCTTCAACTCGCTTGCCGCCATAGCCTCGTTCGTCCGGACCGACCCGGAACGGGCACGTGAACTGCTCCTGGAGTTCGCCGACTTCACCCGATACTCCTTCCGCCGGCACGGGGAGTTCACCACCCTGGCCGACGAACTCCACTCCATCGACCAGTATCTGGCGCTGGTCAGGGCCCGCTTCGGTGAACGTCTCTCCGTCACCCTCCAGGTCGCGCCCGAGGTGCTTCCCGTGTCGCTCCCGTTCCTGTGCCTCCAGCCCCTGGTCGAGAACGCCGTCAAGCACGGCCTCGAGGGCGCGGTCACCCTTCCCCGGCCCCGCGACCCCGTCAGGGCGGGCGACGCCCCGATCCGCGTCACGATCAGCGCACTGGACGCGGGTGCCGAGGCCGAGGTCGTCATCGAGGACGACGGCACGGGGATGGACCCGGAGCGTCTGAGGCGCATCCTGCGCGGGGAGGGCGGCGCCTCCACCGGCATCGGCCTGCTCAACGTGGACGAGCGGCTTCGCCAGGTGTACGGGGACGACTACGGGCTCGTCATCGAGACCGGCGTCGGAGCGGGCATGAAGATCACCCTGCGGCTGCCCAAGTACCGTGCGGGCGTGCACGGTTCATGA